The following is a genomic window from Oligoflexia bacterium.
CCCCAAACTGTTCAGGGCTGTCTCGATAGCCGAAGCAAGATCAACTGGATCCTTATAAACTTTTACCGCAAGAGTTATGACTCTGGTTGTCGCGTTATCTAAAAAATCAAGTTTACTTGTGGATGAGGTGATAACGATGGGATCAAAGAAGTATTGAATGCCATCTAAGGAATAGCTTCCGTTAATCAGATCACCCGCGCCAAAGTCAAAATTACTTTCAGTTACACGCACCCCGGCGATGAGCTCTATTGCTCCGCCGTTAGCTCTGTAATTCCATATCGAAAGTGTTGGATGTCCTGAATTTAAAGGTTTATAGAGGCAAGCTTTTCCAAGACCCACTCCTGTGCCTGGAGCGTTTAATAAATTAAATCCTAAAGTGATATCATCCCCTGAAACGCTTTGAACAACACGGATCGAATATCCATTGACTGGGTCTTTTATAAGAAGGGCCTGGCCCCTTTGAAAATTTGCACCGATTCCAGATCCAACTTTCACAACTGAAACAGTAGAGGCCGCAACCGTTGGGTACTGGGTACCTGCCAAAACTTCGCTTCCAAAGACAGCGCGCAAAAGTTGTTTAAAATTTGGAGCCTGACCCTCAACCCCTGAATGTCTGAGGTAGTGACTTATGGATGCCTTTGGTTCCTCAAGGCCAATGATACTTTTAGATGGCCCGATTGATGCCTTAATTTCTTTATTTTCAAGATTTGCAAAACTTGGCTCTAAACTAAACCCATCTTGAAGGGCAATAAAATCTGCAGGGGCCGCTGGCACTACAGGCACACCTTCAGTTGTCTCTTGCATGATGGCCATCACCGAACTTTTATTTGATAATCCCATTTTTATTCCCCCTCAAATATTTTGTTTCACTTTAAAACTGATACACCACTTCAAACGTAAGCCTTAAGGCCCCTATGGGCTTTTCGCCCTCTGAGGAAATTTCAATTTCTGTTTGGTTTAAAATACTCTCAATGACGTTTCCTCCTAATAGAGGGTCAGTATTTATGACATTTTCAATTTCAAGAGCCACGTCATCGAGCGCGTCATCAAGGTTGCTTGAGGCTTGGCATCTCACTTCAATTGCCAGCGAAAGCGTTCGCTTCAAAGGACTTGTCGCCACTGAAATTGGCTCTGAATGTTCTTCTCTTGCATAAACAAGAATCGCCGGGAGAGGAATCTCCCATAGGGGATTTGCCCTATTGCCAAAAACATTCTGGCCAGCTCCTGTTTGGCCTTTGAGAGCGTTGACTATAAATTCTCTGATGACCGCACGTTTATGACTCATTTTTGCAAGATAAGGATTGCTCCCCCTCCGCCGTCTTCCTGAGATTCGATGATGTTGTATAAATCTGTCCCTATTTGAACTTGATCACCGAACGTAGGTTTTGCATCTAGATCAGAAAGCCTTATCCCCAATGTTGGATGAAGGCTTGCCGTCCCAATTCCTTGGCCAGTATTCACTTCGACAAATTCTTTTTTAAAAACACCCCTAACAACAAAGGGGCTCCCACCATTTGGCATGTAAGTAAAAAGCACGCCAAAGGTGTTAACCCCAATTTTGTTGATAGAGTCCTCAACATTTGACCAATCCATTTTTTAGAATGATCCGTTAAGTCTTACTCGAACCAAGGCATCACCACTTAACGCTGCAACAACGGCCACACCGACAAGGGTGTTGCTTGAACTAGTTGTCGTTAAATTTTTTGCCGAATTATCCCAATAAACTTTTGCTCCTTGGGAAATGGCACCTGATGCCTTTGGGAGATCAAACACTCCTTCAAGTGCCGCCTCAACAGCAGCACCACTAGTGGCATCAAGAGATGCAACCCCAAAAACCGCACCTACAAGAAGACCTGCGCCACTAACAACTGTGTAGGGCGCAACCAGAGTGACTGTTTCTCCGAGTTGAATAAAATTTTTCATAAATCACCTCGCTTTTAAAATGTTTCAAAAAAATTCCTACTAATTTCGTAAACTTTAGACATTAAGCTCCGACGTTCTTAAAGATCCCGCGATAATCAATGGCCTTTGCTGCCACATCCAGACGGGCCTTCACTTCAACGCCGTCCACATCAAAACCATTTCTGGTCTCCATATAAACTCCGCGTTGACCGCTCAAATATCCCAGCTCCACGATGTCAATTTGGCCGGTGGCGGCAGCGATGTACCAGGCAGTTGAAGAATTTGCGTCAAGCCTCGGCTCAACAATCAAATTGTCAAACTGACCTGAGAAGGGATTTGCGTCTGCGGCTTTTGTAGGACGAATTTCTTGAGCAAGAAACTTTCTTGCTGTGGTTTCAAGAGCCGCTGGCACAATGAGGGTCACGGGCAAAAGATTTAAAACCTTCCCATTTGGATCTTGTTGGAGCCTCATCTTGGCTCTTGCCTCAGTGAGTGTGGTGTCACTGATAAATCCGGCTGTTCCAAGATTATTGTGGCTAGCATGGAAAAGGGCTATGGCGTCACTTAATGCAGCATTGGCTGTCAAGATGGCCCAGACCAAATCACTTTCTAAATCAGCTGCGGCACGCCCAAATAATTCGGGAAGTCTGGTGAACGCTCCGAGGTCATCGTTAATAATCACCTGACGAGTGATGCCAACAATCTTGGCATAACTTGCTAGTTGATATTTCTCAGCACCCTCACCAATGGTACCCCTTTTTACTTCCCCATCTTCTCCAACAAGCTCAAGAGCCGGTGCTCCACCTAGCGACACACGAGAGACTTGTTTAAAATCTGGAAGATCAGCCTCTCTCACGATTGGGACATATGTTTTGGGCGCTGATTCATAGGCTTGTCTTAGGGTTTTATTTGCAATATTGGCCAACACATTTGGAAAATCAGAGGT
Proteins encoded in this region:
- a CDS encoding DUF2190 family protein, encoding MKNFIQLGETVTLVAPYTVVSGAGLLVGAVFGVASLDATSGAAVEAALEGVFDLPKASGAISQGAKVYWDNSAKNLTTTSSSNTLVGVAVVAALSGDALVRVRLNGSF